The following nucleotide sequence is from Primulina tabacum isolate GXHZ01 chromosome 2, ASM2559414v2, whole genome shotgun sequence.
GAAAGACTGAGTTATCTTCATTTCTTGGCACCAGGACGTGATCTCTTTTCCCTGAAATTTCCTTCCATTATCTGAAATAAGTCTCCTGGGAACTCCAAACAGGCATAAAATGTTCTTCCAAAGAAACTTCAACACTTTCTTCTCAGTAATCCTTGCCAAGGGCTCGGCCTCTATCCACTTGAAAAAATAATCGACTGCTACAAACAGAAATTTCTTCTGAGCCTGGGCGACGGGAAAGGGACCAACAATGTCCATCCTCAACTGATCAAAAGGGCAAGATGTCCAGATGGGCTTCAGAAAAGTGGCCGGGCAGTGGTGAAAATTAGAATGATGTTGACAACCATCACATGCCCGAACCATTTGAGCAGAGTCTTGGCAAATACTTAGCCACCAAAATCCAGCAAGCATTGCTTTTCGGGCCAACGCTATTCCTCCGAGATACTCTCCACAGCAGCCTTCATGAATTCCCAGAGGACATAGTCCACCTCTCCCATAGACAAGCATTTGAACAGAAGTCCCTGTAATGATCTCCTGTATAAGATGTTATTTAAAAGAACAAACTTGAGAGCTTGTCTTTTGATCTTTTGAGCTTGAGTTCTATCTTCAGGGAATTCATTGTTGATAATGAACTTGGTCAGGGGTGTCATCCAAGAATCCTCTGATGCTGGCAATATCTCATCATCCGTGGAAAGAATTAGCCGGGTAACATGGAATACTTCTCGAGTATTGAATTTTGATAGAGTGGCGGCCATTTTGGCCAAATCATCTGTTTCCCCATTATCATCCCGAGGGATTTGCACAATACTCCAATCCACAAAAGATTCTGTCTGAGTTTTAATGAGCTTTAGATATTTAAGCATTTTGTGATCCTTAGCCTCATAAATGCCCTTTATCTTCTGGGTGATTAATTGTGAATCGGAATACAAAATGATTCGGGAAGCTCCAATTTCCCGGGCAGCTCGAATACCGGCGAGAACAGCCTCATACTCTGCTTCATTCTTATTTACCCGAGAGTCAATTCTTATAGCCAATTTAATCTTTTCTCCCGAGGTGCTATTATCACCACTCTCACTCCACATCCAGACCCATCCACGAATACTCTCCAAACCTCCTCCTCATCAGGTTGAATCATCTCGGATAAAAAATATGACAGGGCCTATGCTTTGATGGCAACCCAGGGCCTTTACTCAATGTCATACTCTCCCAGCTCCACTATCCATTTGATCATTCTTCCTGACACTTCTGAATGAGTCATAATCCTCCCGAGAGGACTATTAGTAAGCACAATAATCTGATGCGACAGAAAATAAGGTCGCAATTTTCGCGCAGTCATACCCAAAGCCAGGGCTATCTTTTCCACCTCTCTGTATCGGAGCTTGGGTCCTCTGAGAGCATGCCTGACATAATAAACAGGCTTCCGATCAGAGCTTTATTCCTTTATAAGTACTGAACTGACAGCATACTCCGTAGTGGCCCGGCATTCtttaaaccgaaaggcatgacaacataGAAAATGTGCCTCCCGAGGTAATGAAACTGGTCTTATCTTGATCACTCTTGGCTAGGAAAatttgatgataccctgatAAGTATCCATGAAATTGAGTAATTCATACCCTAAGTAGAATCCACCGATTGATCTATCCTGGGAAGAGGATAGTGCTCTTTTGGGCAGGCTTTGTTAAGATCTCGGAAGTCCACGCATATTCTCCATTTTCCTTCAGCTTTAGGAACTAACAATATATTCGATAGCCAAGTATGAAATTGTACCTCTCGAATATGGCAAGCCTTCAATAGCTCCAGGATTTGCATATCAATTATTTTATCCTTCTCTGGTACAAAATGTTTTTCTTTTGCTTAATTGGCTGAGACCGTGGAATGATATTTAAGCTATGCTCAGCCTCCTGGGGTGAGATATCAGTTAGTTCCTGTTGAGACCAAGCAAAAATATCGatattagtttttaaacatTTCAATAGATTGATCCGGGTGGTCGAGTCAAGATCTCGGGCCACCCGGATCTCCTTCCCTAGCTCAATCTCCATCATCTCTTGCTCTTCCTACGCCACAAATTGAACCTCCACTTTTTCTACTATCCTCTTCACCTCCTCCCCACAACTTGCTCTCTTTTCCTCCCTCCGAGCCTTCTTCTGGTACACCCGAACCGCTTCCACATAGCACTTCTGGGAAGAAGGTTGATCTCCCCGGACTTCACCGACTCGGCTTCCCACTGAAAACTTAATCTTCTGGTGTTATGTGAATGCTACAGCCCTTAGCTCATTCATGGTCGGCTGCCCCAGAATAATATTATAAGATGATGGGGCTTCCACAACAGTGAAAGTGGtcataacagtcttcttcagcTCCCTGTTGCCCAGAGTTAAAGGAGATAATTTCTCCCTCCGGGTAGACAGCATGGCCAGCGAAGCCAAAAAGAGCATTCTCCACCGTCTCCAATTGATACACTTGCAAATCCATCTGTACGAGGGCTTCCTTGAAAATAACATTGACAGAACTGTCCGAATCAACGAATACCCTCATGATGTCATAATTTGCTACCCAGGCTTGAATAACTAGGGAATTATTATGATGGAGGCTGACACCCTTGAGATCATCCGGGTCAAAGCTGATAACAGCTTCGCTCCTCCTCACTCCCTCCACCTGCATGCACTCTCTCCTACTCTTGGATTTCCAAGCTCGATTGGAGTCTCCATCTGTAGATCTTCCAAATATCATCTTTATTACCCCCAAGGCAGGAGGTGAGGATTTCATTCTCTCGGGCTCCGCATTTTTCCTCCTACCCAGGGCATCTCTCGAGTCCTCCCGGGCACTAGGCCCTGGCTGACGAGTGGTCCATGGTGGCAACCTCAGTCTCTTACTCGGTGGATTAGGTCCCTGGACAGTAGGCGGGACATAACTTCTTTTGAGTGCCATGCAGTCTTCTGTGTTATGAAAACACACTTTATGAAAGGTACAATATCCATTCTTCTCGGGCCTAGTAAATTTTTGAGGGGGGGAGGCATGTCTCTGCTACACTCCTGTACATCCCGGTCCCTGGCAATTTTCAAGGGCACATGATGAGAAAAATGTCCAGGATTACCTCTTCTCAATCCTCTCTCCTCGGGTCTAGACACCCGGTCACCCTTCTCTCTCCTCAAAGCCTCCCTATTCTGCCTATGCGCCTCTTCCATATTAATATACTTATCTGCATGGGCAACAAGTCTTCGAAATCGCCGGGCACTTTCTTGGTTATTGATTGAAAAAGTTTAGCTTCCCGCAGGCGTTGAGTAAATGTAGTAATTTTGGTCTCGGGGGCACAGGAAGGAACATCCAAAGCAACTCGGTTAAAACTCCGGATGTAGGCCCTAAAACTCTCTTCTGGATTCTGCTTCGCGTCGAAAATACTGAAGGCAGTTTTCTTATATTTCTTGCTGCTACTGAATTGTTGTAAGAATATCTTATGTAAATCTTCGAAAGATTGTATACTATGAGGAGCCAACCCCTCAAACCACCTCTGGGCTGAATCAACTAAAATGGTTATGAACACTTTGCACTTGATCTTGTCAGCATAACAGTGCAGCATGACCATGTTCTTGAACCGGGTCAAATTCTCCTCCGGGTCAGCCCtgccatcataatctttgatttTGGTAGATTTGAAATGCCTGGGTAGAGGTTCTCAAACAATGGCATCATCAAAGGGGCATCCTTTACTGATCAATCGAGCATTGCTCCTTTCACCTATCTCCTCTTCCAAAACCCTCATCTTCTGCCTCAACTCCTCCAACTCTTCTGCCACAGTAGGAGATTTAGAACCGACACTGGACTACCTTTCCTCCAACCTCACTTCCACCTCCCTAGTCTCCTTCTCTCTCTCCTGCTCCCCTCCAGACTGTGTAGCACGATTAGAAGGGGCCTTTATTGCCACATCCTTCTTCACTGCATCAGATATGATCCGAGCTAGAACCTCTGGGGACAAAGTAATGAAAGGTGGAGGTCCCGCAGGTAGGGGCTCCAGGAACCCTAGAATTATCTTGGTTTTTCCTTCTTGTAGGAGCCATGTCTTAGTCTTATACTAAATTTCCCATAGACGACGTCAATGATGTGATCCGAGTTAATTGGGAGAGCAGGGTCGGGGCGATCCATCGGATCTGATGAGGGTTTGTATATGAAAAATGAGCAAGGAAATATATCTTATGGTAAAGATATATCTGCGCATACTATGGCTGCATCTGTGTCCTGCGAACAAGGAGATGAACTTGTTAATGGACGCCAGAGGAGTGTCCGgtgtgaccactccgatgcttaagtcagcaggtgaagatgatgaaaataACCAGTGTAACTTGAGAGAGAAATAAATGCTACTGGTGTAAATATTTGTGTGTTAACATATGTATCTCCCTGTCTTTAATGTAAAATGTACTCACTATTTATTGGAAGGAAAGTCAATGATTACCTCAGTTTTAGTGTATACCTACTATTTATAGCTTCTGATATTGACCTCATGTCACGTCGACCTACTTTTTCCATCAAGTCACATCAGTAGGATTCTGTCAGGAACGCTTTATCAAGATAAGATCTCACCTGCCTACCCACTCGAGTGCGGTACTGTTACCAAGGCAATCTGGGTAGTGAGTCATTGACCGGGAACTTGAATGAGAGCCCGGGCTTATGATTACCCGGGGAGAAAGTGTCCGTGGCACACACCTGCCCGGTTTCTGATAAACCCTTCCTGCAGACTTACCCTGATTTGGGTATCCTTTTAAGATGGATGACCCGGGCTTTTATGAAGGTATCATTATCTATAATACTAACTAGTGATCGTTCGCACGCGTTGTCTgcttatacaattttttttataattaatttgaatTAGATTCAAATGGAAGTAATATTGTAAGAATTTGTGAGTAACtaaattgtaattttaaaataatgaattttaaaaagcagaaaaacaaataaaaaaaaatgagctAGACAGATATTGAACCTACAACTTTTTACGTAAGAGAAACAATATATCCACTTAACTATAGAGaccataaatttaaaacttgaCACTTTATTGATATATCCAAAATTACCGATCATGAAACCAAATCTTTTGATTTATTAagaagaaatttaataatattaatagaTTTATATGTTCCCGACTCATTTCCCAAACACCAAGGGCCACAAATTAGGGTGTTACCCACTTATTtctaatgttattattattagtagTCTTTGAAATGTATCTAATTCACAAGCATTAACATATTTGAATATAGTCAGCATCAAATTGGTTTAAGATAGCTCTAGAATATAATTATAGACATAATAAATAGTACTTTTGATTCagcatattttattttttaaatctcTATGTTCTCtatgttaattattatttttcaatttttggtcCTTCTTTCTTCACGTAGTGCTATCTTTAAGCCGACATAttgttaaaatatataataacatATCAATATCCTTGATGAACAATGATcactaaaatattaaaacttgaaAAATATATGACTGAGACCCGATTTAAATAATAAGAGGATCGAAATTGCAAAAATGAGACGAGAATTACAATGATCCCTTGTAAATATAACTAAAGTCGAACAAGCTCATGCACGATTATTTCGACTCAtacttttaatatgttaaattttaaatatatctcGAAAACAAAATTCGAACAATAGAAATCTACCTCGAATTTCAACACTAGCTTAGTGACAGTACATTAGATTCGTCCACGTACCACCCTCAGCCACCGAAAACTTTAATTATGGACTGAAGTCGGCGCGATAGGTGAGCTGGAATGCGGAGTTGGAAGGTGAGACGCTTCGAGGAAGTTTGGCTTGAGGTAAAAGGCCAAATTCCCGTGTCTTTGCTGGGACTTTGAGCTGGAGTAATGGGCTGAGCCGAGCTAGTGTCATGTGGAGAAGGACCTAGGGAGTTAGAGATATTTGGTGTGTTCGGATGGGAGAATGACATAAAAATCTAGAAGGATATGGAGGATAATAGATATATTTGGTATCAAAAGTTTCTCTAGATATGTGTATATctagaaaaagaaaaagtaaTGTATAAGGAATAAATcttgaattcaaaattcaagaaaaataaatatatctaCAATCATTGATGGTCTAGGGTTCTTTACCTATAAATATGAGGTTTGTGTTGTCTTTCATCGTTCAGCTAATTGCATACATTTGCAATTATATTTTCTATTAGTGTTCTTTGTATTTTGTGAGCTCGTTGTTGATTTAAGCGTCAAAGTTTTTTCGTCGGAAGAGTTCTTCAGCCGTCTTATTAATGAGTGTTTGGTTCATGTCCATAGGGCTACGTTTGGTTGAaagataaaattatgaaatgattaagagagaaatgataaaaagaatgattgaaatagacaatgataaaataatattatgtttggtatgattattaagaatgtgtaaaaaataatcttttgatgaattgacaaaattgcccttccACTTTTGCTGCGGTGGTGGTCGGTCGGCGGTGTGATTGCCGGCTGGAGGCGGAGGCGGCGGCGGGAGGGGGTGGTCGGCCGCGGCGGGCGATCGGTGGTCGGCCGGCAGGAGGAGGGGTTGGCCGGCAGCGACGGCGGCGACGTCGGGGGACGACCGGCGGTGGTCGACGGCGGCTGGCAGAGGTCGGAGGGGGTGATCGGCGTCCATCGGCGGCGTCGGGCGACGGCCGACGACGGTCGGCGGCGTAGGGCGACGGCCGACGGTGGTCGGCCGGCGGCGGGGGTGGTCGGTCTGCGGTCGGTGGagggaagtggtggtgagtttggatttaggagaagggcaaaattgaaaaaatatgatgGATTAAGAGtatgataaataatcctagggagtgaggagtgattattttatccCAGTTAATATAatctaatcattcataggagggattGACTTGGATAAATAAAAATCGTACCAAACAAGGGATAAGGTGggttaaaaattcataaacacaTCTTATCACCCCTACCAAACACAGCCTAGGAGTTCAGCAATAAGGGAGCTCGACCATCTTTGACACAATATACGAAGAAGATTCTACTTGAAACGTCATATATCTACCTCAAATTTTGCAGGTTATAACATATACAAATTAGATcgttgtatttttattttttcctttttgcatgagatatttaaaataaatatctaaattttgttgattttcatttcaaaatattactttatattggaattttaaaagaaaataaattaaaatgcaTCTTCCAAAATTTGCTAATACAATCTTGCAGGTTTaaaatttctcttttctctttttttttagtCTCCTGTCAAAAATTACATGAAACCAAAATCATTCAAAGTATTAAGCTTTCGTTGTCGAACTAATAATAAGAAACTAATCATATgaagttaaaataaaaatagttaGTTATTCCCAATATTGAAAAGAATATATTGGAAAATGCTGAAATGGTCTCGACAATTCTACAATAATGCATTTCTTGTAATATATGATAATCGAAATAgtgattttgattttgataccaattgtaagatCGAATGATTTCCTCTTTACTAAGAGATATAATTGGTGGTgtacaactcaaatattttacac
It contains:
- the LOC142537714 gene encoding uncharacterized protein LOC142537714, whose protein sequence is MWSESGDNSTSGEKIKLAIRIDSRVNKNEAEYEAVLAGIRAAREIGASRIILYSDSQLITQKIKGIYEAKDHKMLKYLKLIKTQTESFVDWSIVQIPRDDNGETDDLAKMAATLSKFNTREVFHVTRLILSTDDEILPASEDSWMTPLTKFIINNEFPEDRTQAQKIKRQALKFVLLNNILYRRSLQGLLFKCLSMGEVDYVLWEFMKAAVESISEE
- the LOC142537715 gene encoding uncharacterized protein LOC142537715, giving the protein MDADHPLRPLPAAVDHRRSSPDVAAVAAGQPLLLPADHRSPAAADHPLPPPPPPPAGNHTADRPPPQQKWKEVLARIISDAVKKDVAIKAPSNRATQSGGEQEREKETREVEVRLEERHFKSTKIKDYDGRADPEENLTRFKNMVMLHCYADKIKCKVFITILVDSAQRWFEGLAPHSIQSFEDLHKIFLQQFSSSKKYKKTAFSIFDAKQNPEESFRAYIRSFNRVALDVPSCAPETKITTFTQRLREAKLFQSITKKVPGDFEDLLPMQIKDCMALKRSYVPPTVQGPNPPSKRLRLPPWTTRQPGPSAREDSRDALGRRKNAEPERMKSSPPALGVIKMIFGRSTDGDSNRAWKSKSRRECMQVEGVRRSEAVISFDPDDLKGVSLHHNNSLVIQAWVANYDIMRVFVDSDSSVNVIFKEALVQMDLQVYQLETVENALFGFAGHAVYPEGEIISFNSGQQGAEEDCYDHFHCCGSPIIL